One segment of Oscillospiraceae bacterium MB08-C2-2 DNA contains the following:
- a CDS encoding S41 family peptidase: MNKKISLGAVIAILAVVAAAVFSMTMTYANQTFNAKTANLREREKLYSKFAEINRLVLDNYLKNVDENALLDSVAQGFVKGIGDEYAVYYDAKAYEKILKDADDQQAGIGAVLTASPDGYLQVGEVYPESPAQIAGIKEGDIIVKVDETDLTMENTQQMASDIQGDAGTKVVLVVRSGGEDSTKELTRRHVEVPTVYSRMLPDTQVAYLRITRFSDYTSDQFNTELQKMLDQGAQSLIFDVRDNPGGSMAATMRILDKLLPSCVIASATYRNNTTEVLATSDANQIQMPMTILVNGNTSCEAELFAIAIKDEGGGRLVGSTTKGKGILQKELQLEDGSAIKISVAYLNPPKSPAFHEVGIKPDFDVVMPAEMEKNWMNLDETVDPQLKKAVEVAVTTMKTGAQAESSSGVSSAG; the protein is encoded by the coding sequence ATGAATAAAAAAATATCGCTGGGAGCGGTTATCGCCATTTTGGCTGTAGTTGCTGCGGCTGTTTTTTCAATGACAATGACCTATGCCAACCAGACCTTTAATGCAAAAACGGCTAATCTTCGTGAAAGAGAAAAGCTGTATTCTAAATTTGCTGAAATCAACCGGCTTGTGCTGGATAATTATTTGAAAAATGTGGATGAGAACGCGTTACTGGATAGTGTTGCCCAAGGCTTTGTAAAGGGCATTGGCGATGAATATGCTGTCTATTATGATGCCAAGGCCTATGAGAAGATTTTGAAGGACGCCGATGATCAACAGGCAGGGATCGGTGCTGTTTTAACAGCCAGCCCGGATGGTTATCTGCAAGTGGGCGAGGTCTATCCGGAATCTCCGGCTCAAATTGCCGGCATCAAGGAAGGCGACATCATTGTTAAGGTGGATGAAACCGATCTGACCATGGAAAATACCCAACAAATGGCCTCGGACATTCAGGGGGATGCAGGCACCAAGGTGGTATTGGTTGTCCGCAGCGGCGGCGAGGATTCCACCAAAGAGCTAACCCGCCGCCATGTGGAGGTACCCACCGTTTATTCCCGTATGCTGCCCGATACACAGGTCGCCTATCTGCGCATTACCCGTTTTAGCGACTATACTTCCGATCAATTTAACACAGAGCTGCAAAAAATGCTGGATCAGGGCGCTCAGTCTTTAATATTTGATGTTCGGGATAACCCCGGTGGTTCCATGGCTGCCACTATGCGCATTCTGGATAAGCTGCTGCCTTCCTGTGTAATTGCTTCGGCAACCTACCGCAACAACACTACCGAGGTTCTTGCTACCTCCGATGCCAACCAGATTCAGATGCCTATGACCATTCTGGTCAACGGGAATACTTCCTGCGAGGCTGAGCTGTTTGCCATTGCCATTAAGGATGAGGGGGGAGGCCGTTTGGTCGGTTCCACCACCAAGGGCAAGGGCATTCTCCAAAAGGAGCTGCAGCTGGAGGATGGATCAGCTATCAAAATTTCCGTTGCTTATCTCAATCCGCCCAAAAGCCCCGCTTTCCACGAAGTGGGCATTAAGCCGGATTTTGATGTTGTCATGCCTGCAGAAATGGAAAAGAACTGGATGAATTTGGATGAAACGGTGGATCCTCAGCTCAAAAAGGCTGTGGAGGTTGCTGTAACGACCATGAAAACCGGTGCACAGGCCGAATCTTCCAGTGGGGTTTCTTCCGCCGGCTGA
- the greA gene encoding transcription elongation factor GreA yields the protein MSGEILMTMDGYNQLKRELDELRTVRRREISEKIRVARGFGDLSENSEYDEAKNEQAIVESKIATLEEQFKKAKVIQTDKISTEFVSVGTQVTLLDIEFDEEMSYRLASVVEAHHSSVETITDESPVGRAVIGHKVGDTVEVTVPNGEVVRYKIVAISL from the coding sequence ATGTCCGGAGAAATTCTCATGACCATGGATGGTTACAACCAGCTTAAGAGAGAGTTGGATGAACTTCGCACAGTTCGCCGCCGGGAAATTTCGGAGAAAATCCGTGTTGCTCGCGGTTTTGGTGACCTTTCTGAAAACAGCGAATACGATGAAGCCAAGAACGAACAGGCTATTGTGGAATCTAAGATTGCGACTCTCGAAGAGCAGTTTAAAAAGGCAAAGGTGATTCAGACCGATAAAATTTCTACAGAATTTGTTTCGGTTGGAACACAGGTTACCCTGTTGGATATCGAGTTTGATGAGGAAATGTCCTATCGTCTTGCCAGCGTGGTGGAGGCACATCATTCTTCTGTTGAAACCATCACCGATGAATCCCCGGTTGGCCGGGCTGTAATCGGCCACAAGGTGGGCGATACAGTGGAGGTTACTGTTCCCAATGGCGAAGTAGTTCGGTATAAGATCGTGGCAATCAGCCTTTAA
- the ftsX gene encoding permease-like cell division protein FtsX, giving the protein MRGHNIAYLFKEGFRNLFHNKLMSFACIGVLMACLLLIGGAAMFSINVNSIVQYVEDQNEIVAFLSDSMEQGDIDVLTLKLGKMENILQVTFISKEQALEGEKEKMGEFASLLDGLEETNPLPDTFIIRIDDLAKLEQTVGQLRDMDGIEKVNAQTEVATILTGIKKTVTVAGISIVIILVVVSVVIITNTIKLTVFSRRKEINIMKYVGATDTFIRMPFVVEGMMIGLIAALLAFGLLWGGYWYLLKWIGENYGPYIGPVYANTVDFVSVAPYVLGGFSILGIFIGMVGSGMFIRKYLKV; this is encoded by the coding sequence ATGAGAGGCCATAATATTGCCTACCTTTTTAAGGAGGGCTTTCGCAATTTATTCCATAACAAGCTGATGTCCTTTGCGTGCATCGGTGTTTTGATGGCTTGCCTGCTGCTGATCGGTGGGGCGGCCATGTTTTCCATTAATGTCAACAGCATTGTCCAATATGTAGAGGATCAAAACGAAATTGTAGCCTTTTTATCCGATTCCATGGAGCAGGGCGATATTGATGTATTGACCCTGAAGCTGGGGAAAATGGAAAATATTCTGCAGGTCACCTTTATTTCCAAAGAACAGGCTTTGGAAGGAGAAAAGGAAAAGATGGGGGAGTTTGCTTCCCTTCTGGATGGTTTGGAAGAAACCAACCCTCTGCCGGATACATTCATCATTCGTATTGACGATCTGGCGAAGCTGGAGCAAACTGTTGGTCAGCTTCGGGATATGGATGGCATTGAAAAAGTAAATGCTCAAACTGAGGTTGCCACCATTCTGACCGGCATAAAAAAAACGGTTACTGTGGCGGGCATCAGCATCGTTATTATTCTTGTGGTGGTTTCTGTGGTGATTATTACAAACACCATCAAGCTGACTGTTTTCAGCCGCCGCAAGGAAATTAATATTATGAAATATGTAGGCGCTACCGATACCTTTATCCGCATGCCTTTTGTTGTGGAGGGGATGATGATCGGGCTGATAGCGGCTTTGCTTGCGTTTGGGCTGCTTTGGGGCGGCTATTGGTATCTCCTGAAATGGATCGGGGAGAATTATGGCCCTTATATCGGCCCGGTTTATGCCAACACTGTGGATTTTGTTTCGGTTGCCCCCTATGTTCTAGGAGGTTTCTCCATCCTAGGTATTTTTATTGGGATGGTTGGGAGCGGCATGTTTATTCGCAAATATCTGAAGGTTTAG
- a CDS encoding peptidoglycan DD-metalloendopeptidase family protein — MLRTEKRRLSFLAFTMAFVLIITGSVRPLLVYANDDEENETQASSSTTSKYQSELDAISKKLKELENSSKEIQRNIADAKTQKDKETANKNSLDTQINITKSEIELLEERITVLEQKIADKEQEIVDKQAEVDANYEQFRKRLRAMYMNDEASVLGLVLGADSFADFLTKTETVVRISDHDRKLMENLTQERIQLEGLKADLEDNMADVEETRLETENKKKDLGVKLQEVNLKIHEIADMEKQFNSELDKNKAEMARMRAEMDEIYKRIEWDKSPYVGGEMAWPLPGFTKISSEYGYRFNGADFHTGMDITGSNVYGQSIVAANAGTVKFVNWTYTAGRGYGIYVIVDHGGGVSTLYAHCSSIAVKVGDVVTRGQAIASVGSTGWSTGPHLHFEVRIDGKHTNPKPYVMKK, encoded by the coding sequence ATGCTTAGGACAGAAAAAAGAAGGCTGAGCTTTTTGGCCTTCACCATGGCTTTTGTATTGATCATTACAGGTTCTGTGCGCCCTCTGCTGGTTTATGCCAACGACGATGAGGAGAACGAAACCCAAGCCTCCTCCAGCACCACCAGCAAATACCAAAGTGAGCTGGATGCCATCAGCAAAAAGCTCAAGGAGCTGGAAAACAGCAGCAAAGAAATCCAGCGGAACATTGCGGATGCCAAAACTCAGAAGGACAAAGAAACCGCCAACAAAAACAGCTTGGATACACAGATCAACATCACCAAAAGCGAGATAGAACTGCTTGAGGAGCGCATTACGGTTCTGGAGCAGAAAATCGCCGATAAGGAACAGGAGATTGTGGATAAACAGGCTGAAGTCGATGCAAACTACGAACAGTTTCGTAAGCGTCTGCGGGCGATGTATATGAACGATGAAGCCAGTGTTTTGGGTCTGGTGCTGGGGGCAGACAGCTTTGCCGATTTCCTCACCAAAACCGAAACGGTGGTGCGTATTTCTGATCATGACCGTAAGCTGATGGAAAACCTCACCCAGGAACGTATCCAGCTGGAAGGCCTAAAGGCCGATCTGGAGGATAATATGGCTGATGTGGAGGAAACCCGGCTCGAAACCGAGAACAAGAAAAAGGATTTGGGTGTTAAGCTGCAAGAGGTTAACCTGAAAATCCATGAAATTGCGGATATGGAGAAGCAGTTTAACTCAGAACTGGATAAAAACAAAGCCGAAATGGCTCGCATGCGTGCCGAAATGGATGAAATCTACAAACGCATCGAGTGGGATAAGAGCCCTTATGTAGGCGGCGAAATGGCATGGCCGCTTCCCGGCTTCACCAAGATCAGCTCGGAATATGGCTATCGGTTTAATGGCGCCGATTTCCACACGGGCATGGATATCACCGGTTCCAACGTTTATGGCCAGTCTATTGTGGCGGCCAATGCCGGAACGGTCAAGTTTGTTAACTGGACTTATACTGCAGGCCGAGGTTATGGTATTTATGTCATTGTAGACCACGGCGGCGGTGTTTCCACCCTGTATGCTCACTGCTCCAGCATTGCGGTTAAGGTGGGAGATGTTGTTACACGAGGGCAGGCGATTGCATCGGTAGGCTCCACCGGCTGGTCCACTGGGCCGCATCTCCATTTTGAGGTGCGTATTGATGGGAAGCACACCAACCCTAAGCCTTATGTAATGAAGAAATAG